The following are encoded in a window of Rissa tridactyla isolate bRisTri1 chromosome 15, bRisTri1.patW.cur.20221130, whole genome shotgun sequence genomic DNA:
- the NAT9 gene encoding alpha/beta-tubulin-N-acetyltransferase 9 isoform X4, giving the protein MREGCCVGDWNELELVCTVRAANAGSQRAPRGAVPSLGFPGDTGLSLSAEAMKINQNTVLQGQRVTLVPYTSAHVPRYHEWMQSEELQRLTASEPLSLEQEYEMQRSWRDDADKCTFIVLDRERWSGQAHADEDCMVGDVNLFLTDAEDPTLGEIEIMIAEPSYRGRGFGKEATLMMMSYGCCEQHFPRGDAEVGCQ; this is encoded by the exons atgCGGGAAGGTTGCTGTGTGGGGGATTGGAATGAGCTGGAGCTTGTCTGCACAGTGAGAGCGGCCAATGCTGGATCCCAGAGGGCTCCTCGGGGAGCTGTCCCATCCCTTGGCTTCCCTGGAGACACGGGTCTCTCTCTCAGTGCAGAGGCCATGAAGATTAACCAGAACACTGTGCTGCAAGGACAGAGGGTGACCCTGGTGCCATACACTTCTGCACACGTGCCCCG GTACCATGAGTGGATGCAGTCAGAAGAGCTGCAGCGCCTGACCGCCTCTGAACCCCTCAGCCTGGAGCAGGAGTATGAGATGCAGCGCAGCTGGCGGGATGACGCAGACA agtGCACCTTCATTGTGCTGGACAGGGAGCGGTGGTCTGGGCAGGCGCATGCGGATGAGGACTGCATGGTGGGGGACGTGAATCTCTTCCTCACCGACGCTGAGGATCCAACTTTGGGCGAAATTGAAATTATGATTGCAG AGCCCAGCTACCGAGGCAGAGGGTTTGGCAAGGAGGCAACTCTGATGATGATGTCCTATG GTTGCTGTGAACAGCATTTTCCAAGAGGTGACGCTGAGGTTGGATGTCAGTGA
- the NAT9 gene encoding alpha/beta-tubulin-N-acetyltransferase 9 isoform X2, protein MREGCCVGDWNELELVCTVRAANAGSQRAPRGAVPSLGFPGDTGLSLSAEAMKINQNTVLQGQRVTLVPYTSAHVPRYHEWMQSEELQRLTASEPLSLEQEYEMQRSWRDDADKPSYRGRGFGKEATLMMMSYGVKNLGINKFEAKIGQENEASICMFKKLHFKEVAVNSIFQEVTLRLDVSDQERQWLLEQTNHVEEKSYVELKLPAGVLET, encoded by the exons atgCGGGAAGGTTGCTGTGTGGGGGATTGGAATGAGCTGGAGCTTGTCTGCACAGTGAGAGCGGCCAATGCTGGATCCCAGAGGGCTCCTCGGGGAGCTGTCCCATCCCTTGGCTTCCCTGGAGACACGGGTCTCTCTCTCAGTGCAGAGGCCATGAAGATTAACCAGAACACTGTGCTGCAAGGACAGAGGGTGACCCTGGTGCCATACACTTCTGCACACGTGCCCCG GTACCATGAGTGGATGCAGTCAGAAGAGCTGCAGCGCCTGACCGCCTCTGAACCCCTCAGCCTGGAGCAGGAGTATGAGATGCAGCGCAGCTGGCGGGATGACGCAGACA AGCCCAGCTACCGAGGCAGAGGGTTTGGCAAGGAGGCAACTCTGATGATGATGTCCTATG GAGTAAAAAACCTGGGGATCAACAAATTTGAGGCTAAGATTGGTCAGGAAAATGAAGCCAGTATCTGCATGTtcaaaaagcttcattttaaggAG GTTGCTGTGAACAGCATTTTCCAAGAGGTGACGCTGAGGTTGGATGTCAGTGACCAGGAGAGACAGTGGCTCCTGGAACAGACGAACCATGTGGAGGAGAAGAGCTATGTTGAACTGAAGCTGCCAGCCGGGGTGCTGGAGACCTGA
- the NAT9 gene encoding alpha/beta-tubulin-N-acetyltransferase 9 isoform X1 — protein MREGCCVGDWNELELVCTVRAANAGSQRAPRGAVPSLGFPGDTGLSLSAEAMKINQNTVLQGQRVTLVPYTSAHVPRYHEWMQSEELQRLTASEPLSLEQEYEMQRSWRDDADKCTFIVLDRERWSGQAHADEDCMVGDVNLFLTDAEDPTLGEIEIMIAEPSYRGRGFGKEATLMMMSYGVKNLGINKFEAKIGQENEASICMFKKLHFKEVAVNSIFQEVTLRLDVSDQERQWLLEQTNHVEEKSYVELKLPAGVLET, from the exons atgCGGGAAGGTTGCTGTGTGGGGGATTGGAATGAGCTGGAGCTTGTCTGCACAGTGAGAGCGGCCAATGCTGGATCCCAGAGGGCTCCTCGGGGAGCTGTCCCATCCCTTGGCTTCCCTGGAGACACGGGTCTCTCTCTCAGTGCAGAGGCCATGAAGATTAACCAGAACACTGTGCTGCAAGGACAGAGGGTGACCCTGGTGCCATACACTTCTGCACACGTGCCCCG GTACCATGAGTGGATGCAGTCAGAAGAGCTGCAGCGCCTGACCGCCTCTGAACCCCTCAGCCTGGAGCAGGAGTATGAGATGCAGCGCAGCTGGCGGGATGACGCAGACA agtGCACCTTCATTGTGCTGGACAGGGAGCGGTGGTCTGGGCAGGCGCATGCGGATGAGGACTGCATGGTGGGGGACGTGAATCTCTTCCTCACCGACGCTGAGGATCCAACTTTGGGCGAAATTGAAATTATGATTGCAG AGCCCAGCTACCGAGGCAGAGGGTTTGGCAAGGAGGCAACTCTGATGATGATGTCCTATG GAGTAAAAAACCTGGGGATCAACAAATTTGAGGCTAAGATTGGTCAGGAAAATGAAGCCAGTATCTGCATGTtcaaaaagcttcattttaaggAG GTTGCTGTGAACAGCATTTTCCAAGAGGTGACGCTGAGGTTGGATGTCAGTGACCAGGAGAGACAGTGGCTCCTGGAACAGACGAACCATGTGGAGGAGAAGAGCTATGTTGAACTGAAGCTGCCAGCCGGGGTGCTGGAGACCTGA
- the NAT9 gene encoding alpha/beta-tubulin-N-acetyltransferase 9 isoform X3 encodes MKINQNTVLQGQRVTLVPYTSAHVPRYHEWMQSEELQRLTASEPLSLEQEYEMQRSWRDDADKCTFIVLDRERWSGQAHADEDCMVGDVNLFLTDAEDPTLGEIEIMIAEPSYRGRGFGKEATLMMMSYGVKNLGINKFEAKIGQENEASICMFKKLHFKEVAVNSIFQEVTLRLDVSDQERQWLLEQTNHVEEKSYVELKLPAGVLET; translated from the exons ATGAAGATTAACCAGAACACTGTGCTGCAAGGACAGAGGGTGACCCTGGTGCCATACACTTCTGCACACGTGCCCCG GTACCATGAGTGGATGCAGTCAGAAGAGCTGCAGCGCCTGACCGCCTCTGAACCCCTCAGCCTGGAGCAGGAGTATGAGATGCAGCGCAGCTGGCGGGATGACGCAGACA agtGCACCTTCATTGTGCTGGACAGGGAGCGGTGGTCTGGGCAGGCGCATGCGGATGAGGACTGCATGGTGGGGGACGTGAATCTCTTCCTCACCGACGCTGAGGATCCAACTTTGGGCGAAATTGAAATTATGATTGCAG AGCCCAGCTACCGAGGCAGAGGGTTTGGCAAGGAGGCAACTCTGATGATGATGTCCTATG GAGTAAAAAACCTGGGGATCAACAAATTTGAGGCTAAGATTGGTCAGGAAAATGAAGCCAGTATCTGCATGTtcaaaaagcttcattttaaggAG GTTGCTGTGAACAGCATTTTCCAAGAGGTGACGCTGAGGTTGGATGTCAGTGACCAGGAGAGACAGTGGCTCCTGGAACAGACGAACCATGTGGAGGAGAAGAGCTATGTTGAACTGAAGCTGCCAGCCGGGGTGCTGGAGACCTGA